TGAGGATGGCGTAGGGCATAGAGAGGATGCTCCCCCAGGCAAAGCCTACCCCCACCATGGGGAGCAGCAACAGCTGAGGGTCTCTGATAAAGAAGAGCGAGATGAAGGCTACCCCTCCCATGCTCAGAGCGATGGCATGAGTGGCTTTACGGCCAATCTGCTTAGCCAACGCCGGGAGCAGGAAAGCGCTAATGGCCGACACTCCGTTGTAGACGGCGAAGAGCACTCCTACCCAGTTGGCTCCCTGGTTGTAGAGCTCGCTGCTGGAATCGGTAGTACCATAGACGTGCTGCGTGATAGCCGGTGTGGTATAGATCCACATGGCATAAAAAGCGAGCCAGGAGAAAAACTGAACCACCGCCAGCTGCCCCATGGTCTTGGGCATATGCAATAGATCATTCATGATCCCCACCATGCCGTTTGGCCTTGATGAACTTTTGGTGATCAACCCTGAGAGCAGCAGGATGATGCCGAAGACCAGCAACAACCCACCCACGATGTAGAGCTGCTCGTTTTGCTCCCCCAGGGAGGAGAAATAGATCAGCGCACTGGCGGCTACACCTACAAGGGTCCAGATTAGACCTTTGTGCAGAAACTGACCAGAGGTGACCGGTGCTTTCGGGACACTCTTCACACCGCTCAGTTTCTCCTTCTCCTCCTCAAAGGCAGCCAGCTCTTCCGGCGAATACTCCTTCGAAGTGAGCACCGTATAGAGCACCGAGAGGAAGAGCACCACCCCGCCGATATAGAAGGAGAGCTTCACCGACTGGGGAATCATCCCCTCTTCTGCCGTGTTGGGCACGCCGAACCAGTTGGACAGGATGTAGGGGAGCGCCGAAGCTACCACTGCACCGGTACCGATGAAGAAGCTCTGCATGGCAAAACCCATCGTACGCTGTTCGGAAGGAAGATTGTCACCCACGAAAGCACGGAATGGTTCCATCGAAATGTTGATTGATCCATCCATGATCCAGAGCATCCCTGCAGCAATCCAAAGGGCCGGGGAGTTGGGCATGATGAAGAGTGCCAGGGTGGTCAGGAGGGCCCCCACCATGAAGTAAGGGCGTCGCCGTCCGAAACGGTTCCAGGTGTTGTCGCTCAAATGTCCGATGATGGGCTGAATGATCAGGCCGGTGATGGGTGCAGCAATCCAGAGAATGGGAATATCCTCTACGCGGGCTCCCAGTGTCTCAAAAATGCGGCTTACGTTGGCATTCTGGAGGGCGAAGCCAAACTGAATGCCCAGGAATCCGAAACTCATGTTCCAGATCTCCCAAAAGGAAAGGTGTCTCTTTTTCATGTGGATGATGCTATTTGATCTCTGCTGATTTAGATAAACGAAAAGGTTGAAATGATTCAAACGTTTATGGAATAGGCAAATATAAAGAGTAATCCCGGTCGGGGCGACTCTCTCTGCAGTAAACCGTTGCTATTTCTATGCAAACGTATGCATGTGTGGTATTAGCGTGTGGAGCCTCTTATCACCAGGTCGGTTTTAATCAGTCGGCTCACAACACCCTGCTTTGTTTCACTGCCTTCGATGCGGTTGATCAGAAGCCTGGCAGCCGTACGACCCATCTCAAAACCGTGCTGGTCAACGCTTGTAAGCGTAGGATCGGTCACCTCGGCGAGGTAGCTGTTGGTGAAACCGCATACCGAGATATCATCCGGGATACGATAACCGGCAGCTTTGATGATCTGAATACAGGAAGATGCGACCTCATCATTGATACAAAAGAAGGCATCCGGCACCGATTGCTGTTGCAACATCTCAGGCACCACCTTGCGCGCCAACTCGACCGTGTCGCAGATCCTGCTCATCCCGCTCTCCACCGGAAACTTATGTTTTCGCAAAGCATCCTCATATCCCATTCTACGGTTGTTCGCGATGGGTAGCGTGCTTGTTGCCCCCAAAAAGGCAATCTGTCGGCATCCGGACTGAATCAGATGTTCCACCGCATGATAGGCACCAGCATAGTCATCGACCACCACCTTGTCGGTGTTGATGCCGGTGCAGATGCGATCAAAAAAGACCAGGTGCACCCCATCGTCGATGATTTCACGGAAATGATCAAACTGAGCCGTTGTCTTCGATTGTGATGCCAGGATTCCGCATACTCGTGCATCGAGTAGTGTCTCCACGCTTCGCACCTCACGATCAAAGTCCTCATTTGATTGACAGAAAAGAACATTGTAACCGTCATTCTCCGCTTCCATCTGGATACCCGACAGCACCGTGGAGAAAAAATAATGCACAATCTCCGGCACAATCACTCCGATGGTATTGTTCCTGTTGGTGCGCAACTGCATGGCAAGTGTATTGGGCTTATACTTGTGTTCCAAAGCATAAGCCTGCACCAGTTCACGTGTCTCATGACTGATGGCGGGATGATCTTTCATCGCCCGTGAAACGGTGGATGGCGACAAGTTGAGTGCTTTTGCGATATCCTTTAAGGTGATCTGCCCCATTGATGTATTCCCCTTCTTTTGTTGATGGCAAGTGAACATCTGCTGCCACTGCTTCTAAAAGGAAACCCCATCGGAAGCAGAATGGCAGGGTGCCACAGTTCCCAAATATAGATAAAAAAATGTGAATGCACTTCTTGCTCCTGCAAAAAAGAGCTCTTTTTACGTGAGTTCGGGATAAGAAAAGCATAAAAAAAGTTGTGATATAGGGAGATTATTTGTATATTTATAGCTGATAATCAAACAAATAACAAACATCAGCCCTATGATCACAACAGACAAAGTTATTGAAATATTTTGTATTGCCGACGATTTTTGTGCAGAATATGAGAATGAAATTCAGAATCATCAACTTCAAGCCGGGGGTACAACTAAAAGGAGAAACAGGAAAACGCAAATGTCCCAGAGCGAGATTATTGCCGTGATGGTCTGTTTCCACTGCGGAACCTTCCATAATTTCAAGAATTATTACCTGTTTTATATTTGCAAACACATGAAGAGCTATTTTCCAAATGCCGTTTCCTACAACCGTTTTGTCGAGTTGCAACCCAGGGTGATTGTACCTTTCATGCTCTTGCTCAAACTCTTTGGATTTGGTGAATGCACAGGCATTACATATGTGGATAGCACTCCCATTAAAGTATGTCATAACAAGCGTATACACTCGAATAAAGTATTCAGGGATCTGGCACAAAGAGGGAAAAGTACGATGGGCTGGTTTTTTGGATTCAAGCTTCATCTGGTCTGTAACGAAAAGGGTGAATTGCTGAATTTCTCTCTCACAAAAGGCAATGTCGACGATAGAAACCCTGACGTAATCAATGTTCTTACCAAAGATCTTTTCGGTAAACTATATGCAGACAAGGGTTACATCAGCACAAAGCTCTTCGAGATGCTGTTTGACCAGGGTGTTCATTTAGTGACCGGTATACGCTCAAATATGAAAAATTCCCTGATGTCATTCCGCGACAAGATTCTCTTACGCAAAAGATCTGTAATTGAGTCCATCAATGATGAACTGAAGAATATCTGCCAGATAGAACATTCAAGGCATCGTTCCACACATAATTTCATCATGAACATAATTGCTGCATTGGTGGCATATTGTTTCTTTCCCAAAAAGCCTTCAATCAAATTTGAAGTGGAAAAGTCAAGTCAATTAACCATTTGGGGATAATATGTTATCCCGAACTCACGTCTTTTTGTAAAGAAATAGTGTCGATTCTCCCAATTTGTTTATATTTGTTTGTAAAAATCAATTTATATGAAGGAAAATAAACCATTGCCCCTTTCGGTGCAATCTGAGATTGGCCACTTGGAAGCAGTATTGATGCACTATCCGGGTGCAGAGGTGGAAAATATGACCCCCCGTAACGCACAGAGAGCGCTATACAGCGACATCCTGAACCTCTCAATTGCCCGCAGGGAATACAACCAGCTGCTGGGGGTGTTGCAGAAACATTCTTCTGTATACAAGGTAACTGAACTGCTCACAAAGCTGTTGACATCGGAAGAGCATAAAAAAAGACTGATTGGACAGATCTGTGCAGCAGAAGAGGTACCCGACTATTTTGATTATCTGACCAATTTACCACCGGTAACACTTGCCACCATTTTAATCGAGGGGCTTCCCCTAAAGGTCAGTACGCTTACCGATTTTCTCAGGGAAGAGTACTATGCCCTCAAACCGCTCTACAACTTCTATTTCACCCGCGATGCTTCTGCGGTGATTGGCAACAGTGCCCTCATTTGCAAGATGGCCAACAGTGTACGCATGCGGGAAGCAATGATCATGAATGCCATCTTCGGCAGCGGCCTCTTTTTCGAGGGTAAGAAACTCAATAGCTATGAAATTTCACATCACAACCCGGAGGTGAAAATTGAGGGGGGTGACCTGCTGGTGTTGAGAGAGGACATACTTCTGATTGGCAACGGTTCCAGAACAACCACCCAGGGCATTGACATGCTGGTGAAGGAATTCTGCCGGAACGGATCGGGGAAAAAACATGTGATCGTGCAACAGCTGCCTGAATCACCCGAATCATTTATTCATCTCGACATGGTCTTTACCATGCTTGACAGGGATAAGGCGATGGTCTACAAACCACTGATCCTGGATAGCTCCCGTTACCAAACCGTTCACATCCAGATCGACAACGGAAAGGTTGCCAAGATCAGCGCTGCAGGAGGCATCCTGAGTCTGCTCAGGAAGTTGGGATTGGAGCTGGAGCCGGTGGTATGTGGCGGCAAGGCTGACGATTGGGATCAGGAGCGGGAGCAGTGGCACAGTGGTGCCAACTTCCTGGCAATTGCACCTGGCAAAGTGCTCTCCTATGCACGCAATGTTCACACCTTGGAGGAGCTCAACAAGCATGGTTTTCAAGTGGTGAGCGCAGCGGAGGTGATTGATGGCCGTTACGATGTCACTTCTCCCGGCCGTTGTGTGATCACCCTTGAAGGATCTGAACTGCCGCGCGGTGGTGGCGGTCCCCGTTGTATGACCATGCCGCTGCGTCGTTCAACCGTGAGTTGGTAAGCCAATACTTCAACCAGTGAGATGGGGAATCAGTAACTTTAGAAAAAACCGGTTGTTTCAGATCAGAGAATATCCCTGATCTCAGCGAGACTTCGTACAGTGTGCGTGGGTTGAAAATCAACCGCAGGTTCACCTGTCGGATTAAACCATATCTGGTCTATACGGCTGTTACGTGCCCCCACAATATCAGCTTCCCAGCTGTCGCCAATCATCAGCGTCTGGTTGCGCCGTGAGTTTGTGTTTTTGAGCGCATAGGTGAACATATCGGGGTGAGGCTTGTTGATCCCTGCATCTTCCGAAAGGATGATCTTATCGAAGAAAGGTTTCAATCCTGAGTTTTCAATCTTCTTGTACTGCACCTCCCTGAATCCGTTGGAGAGGATATGCATTCGGTACCTGGGTAGCAGGTATTCCAACAGCTCCATGGTCCCATCGATCAAACGTGTTTTGCGGGTGGTGCGATCCAGAAAATCATCACTGAGCCGTTTTGCATATTCAGGGTCGGTGATACCAAACGGTCTTACGGGAGCCAGAAAACGTTCTACAATAAGTTCCTCTTTGCGGATCTCACCCTGACGGTACTTCGCCCACAGCCGATGATTGCCCGGCATGTATACGTTGTAATACTCCTCGAAGGTTGGATAAAATTCCGCGTAATTATAATCATGGTATATCTCTTCGAGGCACTCTTTACCGTTTTGATGGATATCCCAAAGGGTGTCGTCCAGATCAATGAATAAATTTTTGTACTGCATTTTTTTAAACAGTCACGGAGTGATTTACATTCACTCCGTGACAATCTTTTATGTGATAATAATTATACAGTGCTACGTCGCAAATCAGTTAACCTCTATGATCAAAAACTTTGTGAGGCTCCAGAAGCGCTGAGTGTCGGTAATCACAAAAGTGAGGTTGCCGTCATCACCCTTCACGAATTCATAGGTTCCTTCAGGATGGGTTGACCATAGTTTACCTTTGGGAGCATAGAGCGGGATCTGCGTGACTTCACGGATGTCGATCTTCAGGAAATACTCCTTGTTGAAGGTGTCCTCCAAAACACGTGTCTGCTGCAGAAAGCCTCCGGAGAGAATCTTTTGTTCCTTGAGTTCTCCCGCAGTCCCAAAGACGTAATAGGCAGTATGCAGCGTCTTCTCCTGCTCACGGATGGTGGCTGATTGTTGTTCGGCCTCCTGGGCGAGTGCCGTCACATCTTCTGCAAGCAAAGCAATCTGTTCATCTTTTCGTGCCAACTCTTCCTGCAGTTGAGTCAAGCGGTTGCTACTCTCCAGCATCTCAGCGTTGAGCCGGCTGATGGTATTCTTCAGAGATACAATCTCTCTGCTTCCCGCGCTCTGCTTCCTGTTGAGTTGCTCCAGCTGTTCCTTGTTGCGCTGCAGGATCTCATTGATCATCTGAAAATTATCCTGAACACGCTGTTTGGTATCCTGTGTCATCTCTCCTCCCTGAGCCGATTGGGTGGCTATGTATTTCTCCGCTTCCCTGATCTTGGCAAAGTTGGCTTCAACCTCGCTGATCACTGCCATCATCTCGGAAGCTTCCGACTCGGCACCTGTCGAGCGCATCAGAAGTGAATCACGTTGTGCCTGGAGCTCTTTATACTCCTTCGATTCCTTCACGTTCGTACACGAGACCACGATGAGTCCCATGACCAGAAACATAATCCAGTTCTTTTTCATAACATTGTCTTTTTACCTTATCAATAAACAATCACTCGTTGCTAATTGTTTGTTCACATCCTCTACTTAC
This genomic window from Dysgonomonadaceae bacterium zrk40 contains:
- a CDS encoding MFS transporter translates to MKKRHLSFWEIWNMSFGFLGIQFGFALQNANVSRIFETLGARVEDIPILWIAAPITGLIIQPIIGHLSDNTWNRFGRRRPYFMVGALLTTLALFIMPNSPALWIAAGMLWIMDGSINISMEPFRAFVGDNLPSEQRTMGFAMQSFFIGTGAVVASALPYILSNWFGVPNTAEEGMIPQSVKLSFYIGGVVLFLSVLYTVLTSKEYSPEELAAFEEEKEKLSGVKSVPKAPVTSGQFLHKGLIWTLVGVAASALIYFSSLGEQNEQLYIVGGLLLVFGIILLLSGLITKSSSRPNGMVGIMNDLLHMPKTMGQLAVVQFFSWLAFYAMWIYTTPAITQHVYGTTDSSSELYNQGANWVGVLFAVYNGVSAISAFLLPALAKQIGRKATHAIALSMGGVAFISLFFIRDPQLLLLPMVGVGFAWGSILSMPYAILTGSLPADKMGTYMGIFNFFIVIPQILAASILGYITSELFEGRVILTLVLAGCSLIVGALSVFMVQDKDDVYKLQKNN
- a CDS encoding LacI family DNA-binding transcriptional regulator, which encodes MGQITLKDIAKALNLSPSTVSRAMKDHPAISHETRELVQAYALEHKYKPNTLAMQLRTNRNNTIGVIVPEIVHYFFSTVLSGIQMEAENDGYNVLFCQSNEDFDREVRSVETLLDARVCGILASQSKTTAQFDHFREIIDDGVHLVFFDRICTGINTDKVVVDDYAGAYHAVEHLIQSGCRQIAFLGATSTLPIANNRRMGYEDALRKHKFPVESGMSRICDTVELARKVVPEMLQQQSVPDAFFCINDEVASSCIQIIKAAGYRIPDDISVCGFTNSYLAEVTDPTLTSVDQHGFEMGRTAARLLINRIEGSETKQGVVSRLIKTDLVIRGSTR
- a CDS encoding IS982 family transposase, with the translated sequence MITTDKVIEIFCIADDFCAEYENEIQNHQLQAGGTTKRRNRKTQMSQSEIIAVMVCFHCGTFHNFKNYYLFYICKHMKSYFPNAVSYNRFVELQPRVIVPFMLLLKLFGFGECTGITYVDSTPIKVCHNKRIHSNKVFRDLAQRGKSTMGWFFGFKLHLVCNEKGELLNFSLTKGNVDDRNPDVINVLTKDLFGKLYADKGYISTKLFEMLFDQGVHLVTGIRSNMKNSLMSFRDKILLRKRSVIESINDELKNICQIEHSRHRSTHNFIMNIIAALVAYCFFPKKPSIKFEVEKSSQLTIWG
- a CDS encoding arginine deiminase — encoded protein: MKENKPLPLSVQSEIGHLEAVLMHYPGAEVENMTPRNAQRALYSDILNLSIARREYNQLLGVLQKHSSVYKVTELLTKLLTSEEHKKRLIGQICAAEEVPDYFDYLTNLPPVTLATILIEGLPLKVSTLTDFLREEYYALKPLYNFYFTRDASAVIGNSALICKMANSVRMREAMIMNAIFGSGLFFEGKKLNSYEISHHNPEVKIEGGDLLVLREDILLIGNGSRTTTQGIDMLVKEFCRNGSGKKHVIVQQLPESPESFIHLDMVFTMLDRDKAMVYKPLILDSSRYQTVHIQIDNGKVAKISAAGGILSLLRKLGLELEPVVCGGKADDWDQEREQWHSGANFLAIAPGKVLSYARNVHTLEELNKHGFQVVSAAEVIDGRYDVTSPGRCVITLEGSELPRGGGGPRCMTMPLRRSTVSW
- a CDS encoding YjjG family noncanonical pyrimidine nucleotidase produces the protein MQYKNLFIDLDDTLWDIHQNGKECLEEIYHDYNYAEFYPTFEEYYNVYMPGNHRLWAKYRQGEIRKEELIVERFLAPVRPFGITDPEYAKRLSDDFLDRTTRKTRLIDGTMELLEYLLPRYRMHILSNGFREVQYKKIENSGLKPFFDKIILSEDAGINKPHPDMFTYALKNTNSRRNQTLMIGDSWEADIVGARNSRIDQIWFNPTGEPAVDFQPTHTVRSLAEIRDIL